DNA sequence from the Candidatus Paceibacterota bacterium genome:
CGTTATTGGTCCTCAGCTGACAACCTGATCAAGGTCATTATTTTATTTATTGCATTGGCGTTGCTTATCGGTGTGGCTATTAAAAAATTTAAAGAATAAATGAAGAAATACAATCATCTAGCCCTAGAAAAAAAATGGCAAAAAGAATGGGAGAAAAAAGGCCTCTATAAAGCTACCAACCCTAAAAAAGCTACTGGTGTCTCTAGCACAGAAAAATTACCTCCAAAATGCTACGTCCTGGACATGTTTCCATATCCGTCTGGCCAGGGTTTGCATGTAGGTCATCCTCGTGGGTATATCGCTTCAGATATTTTTGCCCGCTTCAAGCGGATGCAAGGGTACAATGTCTTGCATCCAATGGGCTACGACGCTTTTGGTTTGCCTGCAGAGCAGTACGCCATTCAAAACAACATTCATCCGCGCAAGGCTGTTTTGAAAAATGTGGCCACCTACAAAAAGCAGCTCGAAGGCATCGGTTTTTCTTTTGACTGGTCTCGTGAGATCAATACAACCGATCCGGAATATTACCGTTGGACGCAGTGGATTTTTCTCAAGCTCTATGATGCTTGGTACAATAGCAAAAAAGGACGAGCTGAGCATATTGATACATTGATCGCTTCTTTTCCTAAGAATGAGTGGACAAGTAAAAGTGAAAAAGAAAAACAGGACATCCTGATGAAATACCGCTTAGCCTACGAAGGCTACAGCGAGGTCAATTGGTGTCCTGGTCTTGGGACTGTATTGGCTAACGATGAAATTGTCCAAGATAAGGATGGGCGACCGGTATCTGAGCGAGGAGGTTTCCCTGTAGAAAAAAAATCGATGCGCCAGTGGTTTATGCGGATCACGGCGTATGGCGATCGCTTGCTTGAAGGTCTGGATACTCTGGAGTGGTCTGAGCACATCAAGGAAATCCAGCGAAATTGGATTGGAAAGAGTGAAGGGTCAGAGATTGAATTTGCCTTAAAAATTGGCTCAAAAAACACCGCTCAAAAAATAAAAATTTTTACTACTCGCGCAGACACCCTTTTCGGAGTGACTTACATGGTATTGGCGCCAGAGCACGAGCTTGTTCAGAGCTTAAGATCAAGTATTCAAAACTGGAATGAAGTCAGCACCTACGTCCAAAAAATAAAAAATAAGGCAGACTTCGAACGGACAGCGGCCGATAAGGAAAAAACAGGAGTTGAGCTCAAGGGAATCACCGTTATCAATCCTGTAAATGGAGAAGAGGTGCCTGTGTGGGTCGCAGACTATGTCCTGGCCTCCTACGGGACAGGGGCAGTGATGGCAGTACCGGCCCACGACGAAAGAGATTTGGAGTTTGCCAAAAAATTTAAGTTGCCTGTGAATTATCTTGAAGTCGAGGACACGGATGAATCAAGAAAAGAAATTACCCAAAAAGCTGGAGGCAAGCTCGTGACCCGCTACAAATTTCACGATGCAATTTTTGCTCGTCAACGCTACTGGGGCGAACCGATTCCTTTACAACACGACAAAGAAGGAATTATCCATGAAGTAGCCGAAAAAGATTTGCCTTTGAAACTGCCAAATGTCACCTCATACCAACCAATTGGGACAGGGGAATCGCCTCTGGCTGGAGTGCTCTCGTGGACTAAAAAAGGCTACGAAACCAATACGATGCCTGGTTGGGCTGGGTCCTCATGGTACTTCCTCCGCTACATGGATCCTCACAATAAAGCGGCCTTTGCTGGGGAGCTGGCTCTGAAATATTGGCAAAATGTAGATATGTATATTGGAGGAGCCGAGCATGCCACCGGTCACTTGCTCTACTCACGTTTTTGGCACATGTTTCTTTACGATCTTGGGCTTGTTCCTACACCAGAGCCGTTTAGGCGCCTACGCAATCAAGGCATGATTTTGGGTGCTGACAACCGCAAGATGAGTAAGCGCTGGGGAAATATTATTAATCCTGACGATGTAGTATCGACATATGGAGCCGACACTTTGCGTGTCTATGAAATGTTTATAGGCCCTTTTGGTCAGAGCTTGCCGTGGAGTACTGAGAGTATCATAGGTTCACGTCGGTTTATTGATCGCATATGGAGACTTGCCGAAAAAGTCGAGTTAAAAGGAAAAGGGAAGTCGGATAAAAACCCCCCTCAGAAAATTTCAAAGGAAACTGAAATATTGCTGAATAAAACTATTAAGAAAGTGACTGGGGACATTGAATCCTTCAGTCTCAACACTTCGATTAGCGCCATGATGATTTTACTCAATGCTTTTGAGAAAGTGGCTGTAGATGAAAATAGGCTTGAAGTGGGGCCATTTAGCCAATTTTTACGTCTTCTTGCCCCGTTCGCTCCACACATTACGGAGGAGCTCTGGTCTCGTTTTGGTAATAAAAGCTCTATTCATAAAGCTGAGTGGCCACGTTTTGATCCAACAAAGATTGAGGCTGAGGCAGTCTCTGTTGTCGTGCAAATCAAGGGTAAAATGCGAGGCTCTGTCACAGTGTCCGCTGAGGCGTCAGAGAGTGAAGTCCTCGAAGCCGCTAAATCCAATGAGCATATCGCAAAATGGCTTGAGGGTCAGGCTATTAAAAAAATTATTTACGTCAAAAACCGACTCATAAACATTGTTATTTGACACGTTTAGGCTTGTATGCTACAAATAAAGAACTATATTATTTAAATTTATATGACTCACACACTGTCCTTTAAACCCAAGCAAGTCACCAAGCGTCTTTTGTCTGCTCTGCCTACTCGCGCTCGCGAAGTCATCATCAAACGCTATGGCCTTGGAAAGGATACCGAAAAAATGACTCTCGAAGGCATCGGAGAGACCTACAATATCACCCGTGAGCGCGTTCGCCAGATTGAAAACGCCGGCCTTGCCAATATCCGCAAGTCATCCTATTTTAAGCAGGAAAAAGCCACCTTTGACGAGCTCGAGAAAGTGATCAGGACCATGGGCGGTATCATTGCTGAGGAGGATTTGCTCAAATCTTTTTCAAAAGACAAATCAACTCAAAATCATATCCACTTTATCCTTGTCATTGGAGATGCCTTTAAAAAAGAAAAAGAGGACGATGAATTTAAACACCGATGGAATGTTGATCCTGAATTGGCAAAAAAGGTGCACGAGTCACTTCGTAAACTTTACA
Encoded proteins:
- a CDS encoding class I tRNA ligase family protein, translating into MKKYNHLALEKKWQKEWEKKGLYKATNPKKATGVSSTEKLPPKCYVLDMFPYPSGQGLHVGHPRGYIASDIFARFKRMQGYNVLHPMGYDAFGLPAEQYAIQNNIHPRKAVLKNVATYKKQLEGIGFSFDWSREINTTDPEYYRWTQWIFLKLYDAWYNSKKGRAEHIDTLIASFPKNEWTSKSEKEKQDILMKYRLAYEGYSEVNWCPGLGTVLANDEIVQDKDGRPVSERGGFPVEKKSMRQWFMRITAYGDRLLEGLDTLEWSEHIKEIQRNWIGKSEGSEIEFALKIGSKNTAQKIKIFTTRADTLFGVTYMVLAPEHELVQSLRSSIQNWNEVSTYVQKIKNKADFERTAADKEKTGVELKGITVINPVNGEEVPVWVADYVLASYGTGAVMAVPAHDERDLEFAKKFKLPVNYLEVEDTDESRKEITQKAGGKLVTRYKFHDAIFARQRYWGEPIPLQHDKEGIIHEVAEKDLPLKLPNVTSYQPIGTGESPLAGVLSWTKKGYETNTMPGWAGSSWYFLRYMDPHNKAAFAGELALKYWQNVDMYIGGAEHATGHLLYSRFWHMFLYDLGLVPTPEPFRRLRNQGMILGADNRKMSKRWGNIINPDDVVSTYGADTLRVYEMFIGPFGQSLPWSTESIIGSRRFIDRIWRLAEKVELKGKGKSDKNPPQKISKETEILLNKTIKKVTGDIESFSLNTSISAMMILLNAFEKVAVDENRLEVGPFSQFLRLLAPFAPHITEELWSRFGNKSSIHKAEWPRFDPTKIEAEAVSVVVQIKGKMRGSVTVSAEASESEVLEAAKSNEHIAKWLEGQAIKKIIYVKNRLINIVI